Proteins co-encoded in one Flavobacterium fluviale genomic window:
- a CDS encoding porin family protein produces the protein MRIIFSCLFLITFFSSLAQEEVKPEIKPIVKIDSLYREDQFFFSMTYNMFTDIPTQFKQNKFSLGLSAGFLRDMPLNKKRTVAIATGLGLSYQNYYQNLNISRDGAGAIIYGVNSYSEFVSNRYRQYSVDLPIEFRWRNSTFDSTRFWRIYGGVKLSYVFSNSSILDDGETTYKINNNSDINKFQYGPYLAAGYNTWNIYIYYGLNPLFNSATTISGEKINLKTLNAGLIFYIL, from the coding sequence ATGCGAATTATTTTCAGCTGCTTATTTTTAATTACTTTTTTTAGCTCTTTGGCACAGGAAGAAGTTAAGCCTGAAATAAAACCAATTGTAAAAATAGATTCTTTGTATCGAGAGGATCAATTTTTCTTTTCGATGACTTATAATATGTTTACTGATATTCCCACGCAGTTCAAACAGAATAAATTTTCTTTAGGACTTTCAGCAGGTTTTTTGCGGGATATGCCTTTAAATAAAAAAAGAACGGTGGCAATTGCTACCGGTTTAGGACTGAGTTACCAAAATTATTATCAGAATCTAAACATTTCTCGCGATGGTGCTGGAGCAATAATTTATGGCGTAAACAGTTACAGTGAATTTGTATCTAATCGTTACAGACAATATTCTGTAGACCTTCCAATAGAATTTAGATGGCGTAATTCGACTTTTGACAGTACTAGGTTCTGGCGTATTTATGGTGGTGTAAAATTGAGTTACGTTTTTTCCAATTCATCAATTCTAGACGATGGTGAAACTACTTATAAAATCAATAATAATTCAGATATCAATAAGTTTCAATACGGACCATATCTTGCAGCGGGATACAATACTTGGAATATTTATATCTATTACGGTTTAAATCCTTTGTTTAATTCCGCTACCACAATTTCTGGCGAAAAAATTAATTTGAAAACCTTAAATGCTGGGTTGATCTTTTATATTTTATAA
- a CDS encoding TonB-dependent receptor, which yields MKKLIIALLLGFSGILTAQNSVSGIVTDAQNQPLPGVSVYAPELHKGTTTDENGKYELKNLPNGTLRIAFSYVGYANQNQTIVKLVKENTLDVVLLESILEMDEVVVSTPFNKLQSQNVMKIEHESIKTLQQKGTSTLIEGLATIPGVSQISTGTSIGKPVIRGLSGNRVLVYSQGVRIENQQFGDEHGLGLNDAGIESVEVIKGPASLLYGSDALGGVLYFNPEKFADAGDFKANFSQKYFTNTQGSNSSIGLKTSTDNWKFLARGSYNTHSDYKIADGDRVTNSRYNETDFKTGIGYSNSTFSSVLRYNYNKLDIGIPEDGIAEQSSSKDTQFPRQGIFNHLLSLNNVIFFENSKLDVDLGYIANDRSEFEDSNEASLHMKLNTFNYNAKYHLPKFGKIETIFGVQGMHQTNKNSGEEYLIPDATTNDFGVFGTANYEWDSSVIQAGLRFDNRNITSIAHGTEGEEGYFQALDKSFDSFNASLGYKTKLAEPLTLRLNVATGFRAPNLAELTSNGVHEGTNRYEIGNANLKTEQNVQTDLNLEYKNTHFEFFVNGFYNHVNNYIYTSPTGDVLDDNDVFAYVQDNAKLYGGEVGLHFHPHPLDWLHFETSFETVTGKKDNDDYLPLIPANNWNNTLRTEFNIKDWLSEGFASLNVSSTFSQDNVSGFETASKGYTLVNLGFGGTVKLGKTAFDINLNGNNLFDKKYIAHLSRLKTDGIPNIGRNIVLGVNFNL from the coding sequence ATGAAAAAATTAATAATTGCCCTTTTATTGGGGTTCTCGGGCATTCTTACTGCTCAAAATTCGGTTTCAGGTATTGTAACCGATGCTCAAAATCAGCCATTGCCTGGAGTTTCAGTTTACGCTCCCGAATTACATAAAGGAACAACAACTGATGAGAACGGAAAATACGAATTAAAAAATCTTCCAAATGGAACTCTTCGTATTGCTTTTTCTTATGTTGGATATGCCAATCAAAATCAAACCATTGTTAAATTAGTAAAAGAAAACACGCTGGATGTTGTTCTTTTAGAATCTATTTTAGAAATGGATGAAGTGGTTGTTTCTACGCCTTTTAATAAGTTACAATCGCAAAACGTAATGAAAATTGAGCACGAAAGCATCAAAACATTACAGCAAAAAGGAACCTCAACTTTAATTGAAGGTTTGGCAACAATTCCTGGAGTTTCTCAGATTTCAACTGGAACATCTATCGGAAAACCAGTAATTCGCGGACTTAGCGGTAATCGTGTTTTAGTGTATTCTCAAGGTGTTCGTATCGAAAATCAGCAGTTTGGAGACGAACATGGTTTAGGTTTAAATGATGCTGGAATTGAAAGTGTTGAAGTCATAAAAGGGCCAGCTTCTTTATTATATGGTTCTGATGCTTTAGGAGGAGTTTTATACTTTAATCCAGAAAAATTCGCTGATGCTGGAGATTTTAAAGCTAATTTCAGTCAAAAGTATTTCACCAATACGCAGGGAAGTAATTCTTCTATCGGATTAAAAACTTCGACAGATAATTGGAAATTTCTGGCTCGTGGAAGTTACAACACACATTCTGATTACAAAATAGCCGACGGCGACCGTGTAACCAATTCACGTTACAATGAAACTGATTTTAAAACTGGAATTGGATATAGCAACTCTACTTTCTCTAGTGTTTTAAGATACAACTACAACAAATTGGACATCGGAATTCCGGAAGATGGAATTGCTGAACAGTCTTCAAGTAAAGACACTCAATTTCCGAGACAAGGAATTTTTAATCATTTATTGAGTTTGAATAATGTTATCTTTTTTGAAAACTCAAAATTAGACGTTGATTTAGGTTATATCGCCAATGATAGAAGCGAATTTGAGGACAGCAACGAAGCTTCTCTTCACATGAAATTGAATACTTTCAATTATAATGCGAAATATCATTTACCGAAATTCGGAAAAATCGAAACTATTTTTGGAGTTCAGGGAATGCATCAAACCAATAAAAATTCTGGTGAAGAATATTTAATTCCAGATGCAACAACGAATGATTTTGGAGTTTTTGGAACTGCGAATTACGAATGGGACAGCAGTGTTATTCAAGCTGGTCTGCGTTTTGACAACAGAAATATCACTTCGATTGCTCATGGAACGGAAGGCGAAGAAGGCTATTTTCAAGCGTTAGATAAATCGTTTGACAGTTTTAATGCCTCTTTAGGATATAAAACAAAGTTAGCAGAACCATTAACGCTTCGTCTAAATGTGGCAACTGGATTTAGAGCGCCAAACTTAGCAGAATTAACTTCAAACGGAGTTCACGAAGGTACAAACCGTTATGAAATTGGAAATGCAAATCTAAAAACAGAACAAAACGTTCAGACTGATTTGAACTTAGAATACAAAAACACACATTTTGAATTCTTCGTTAACGGATTTTACAATCATGTAAACAATTACATTTATACATCGCCGACTGGAGACGTTTTAGATGATAATGATGTTTTTGCTTACGTTCAGGATAATGCAAAATTGTATGGAGGAGAAGTTGGTTTACACTTTCATCCGCATCCTTTAGATTGGTTACATTTTGAAACAAGTTTTGAAACTGTAACAGGTAAAAAAGATAATGATGATTATCTGCCTTTGATTCCTGCAAACAACTGGAACAACACGCTTAGAACTGAATTTAACATCAAAGATTGGTTAAGCGAAGGTTTTGCTTCATTAAATGTTTCTTCTACTTTCAGCCAAGATAATGTAAGCGGATTTGAAACTGCTTCTAAAGGTTACACTTTAGTAAATTTAGGTTTTGGAGGAACTGTCAAACTAGGAAAAACAGCATTTGACATCAATTTAAACGGAAACAATTTATTTGATAAAAAATATATTGCACACCTTTCCAGATTAAAAACAGACGGTATTCCAAATATTGGAAGAAATATCGTTTTGGGAGTTAATTTTAATCTGTAA
- a CDS encoding aspartate-semialdehyde dehydrogenase, translating to MRIAVVGATGMVGEVMLKVLAERNFPVTELIPVASERSVGKEIEYKGTKYKVVGLQTAVDMKADIAVFSAGGDTSLEWAPKFAAAGTTVIDNSSAWRMDPTKKLVVPEINASVLTKEDKIIANPNCSTIQMVLALAPLHKKYNIKRIIVSTYQSITGTGVKAVKQLENEYAGIQGDMAYKYPIHRNAIPHCDSFEENGYTKEEMKLVRETQKILGDNTIRVTATAVRVPVVGGHSEAVNVEFTNDFDVNEVREILHHTDGVVVQDNLDTFTYPMPLYAEGKNDVFVGRIRRDESQPNTLNMWIVADNLRKGAATNTIQIAEYLIQAGLV from the coding sequence ATGAGAATTGCAGTTGTAGGTGCTACCGGAATGGTTGGCGAAGTAATGCTTAAAGTTTTAGCGGAAAGAAATTTTCCTGTTACAGAATTAATTCCGGTTGCGTCTGAAAGATCAGTAGGAAAAGAAATTGAATATAAAGGAACTAAGTATAAAGTAGTAGGCTTACAAACAGCTGTTGATATGAAAGCGGATATCGCTGTTTTTTCTGCAGGTGGAGATACATCTTTAGAATGGGCTCCAAAATTTGCTGCAGCTGGAACAACTGTAATCGATAACTCTTCTGCATGGAGAATGGATCCTACTAAAAAATTGGTAGTTCCAGAAATCAATGCTTCTGTATTAACAAAAGAAGATAAAATTATTGCAAACCCAAACTGCTCTACAATTCAAATGGTATTGGCTTTGGCTCCATTGCACAAAAAATACAATATTAAAAGAATCATTGTTTCTACTTACCAATCGATTACTGGAACAGGTGTAAAAGCGGTAAAACAATTAGAAAATGAGTACGCAGGAATTCAAGGTGATATGGCTTACAAATATCCAATTCACAGAAATGCAATTCCACATTGCGATAGTTTTGAAGAAAACGGATACACTAAAGAAGAAATGAAATTAGTTCGCGAAACTCAAAAAATTCTTGGTGATAACACTATTAGAGTTACGGCTACTGCAGTTCGTGTACCAGTTGTAGGCGGACATAGCGAAGCGGTAAACGTGGAGTTTACAAATGATTTTGATGTAAATGAAGTTCGCGAAATCCTTCACCATACTGATGGAGTTGTGGTACAGGATAATTTAGATACCTTTACTTATCCAATGCCATTATACGCAGAAGGTAAAAATGATGTTTTTGTTGGAAGAATCCGTCGTGACGAAAGCCAGCCAAATACATTAAACATGTGGATCGTTGCCGATAACTTAAGAAAAGGCGCTGCAACAAACACGATTCAAATCGCTGAATATTTAATTCAAGCTGGTTTGGTATAA
- a CDS encoding bifunctional UDP-N-acetylmuramoyl-tripeptide:D-alanyl-D-alanine ligase/alanine racemase: MSINLKSVVSVLNAKWADSSDAVFIDHISIDSRSLQNGSQTLFFALSGVNNDAHLFIPDLIEKGVQNFVVQHIPENYSGKANFLVVENALHALQEFAGYYRNLFHFPVIGLTGSNGKTIVKEWLNFLLSPEYNIIRSPKSYNSQVGVPLSVIAINEKHNLGIFEAGISTVNEMVNLEKIIKPTIGVLTNIGSAHDEGFLNLVQKIDEKLLLFKDSPVIIYQKNEVVDSCLTQFAAEYMIHPRKLFSWSFNDKSADVFILKKESKNDHTHIQYQYQNEIFDLEIPFSDSASIENAVSCLLVLLHFNYNQAMIQSRIQMLYPVEMRLEVKNGINNCSIIDDSYSSDFQSLKIALDFLESQKKNASKTVILSDIFQSGFSNDELYSKVADLIASNKINRVIGIGETISDFASKFSNITIFQTKNDFIEAIESLNFANETILVKGARSFHFEEIVSLLEEKTHETVLEINLDAISHNFNYYKSKLAPNVKMMVMVKAFGYGNGGLEIAKLLEHHKVDYLGVAFADEGILLKNGGIKLPIMVLNPESTSFPSIIQYQLEPEIYSIKGLNAFLKIAREKNLKDFPIHVKIDTGMHRLGFEENTIDELITALKGNSTVRVQSILSHLATSDDPKHYDFVNQQIYLFEKLSAKLISELNINPIRHILNTSGISNFPNAQYNMVRLGIGLYGVSNDPSEQKYLENVGTLKSIISQVRTIPAGDSVGYGRRFMAEKETKIATIPIGYADGIARLWGNEVGFVTIKNQKAKIVGSVCMDMLMVNVTNIDCKEGDSVIIFGESPTVIEMAAALKTIPYEIMTSISQRVKRVFFR; the protein is encoded by the coding sequence ATGAGTATAAATTTAAAAAGCGTAGTCTCAGTTCTTAATGCCAAATGGGCTGACTCAAGTGATGCCGTTTTTATCGATCATATTTCGATCGACAGCCGTTCGCTGCAAAACGGATCGCAAACATTATTTTTCGCTTTGTCAGGAGTTAATAATGATGCTCATTTGTTTATTCCCGATTTAATCGAAAAAGGAGTTCAGAATTTTGTTGTGCAGCATATTCCAGAAAATTATTCTGGAAAAGCCAATTTTTTGGTTGTTGAAAACGCGCTCCATGCACTGCAGGAATTTGCAGGATATTATAGAAATCTTTTTCATTTTCCAGTTATTGGGTTAACGGGAAGTAACGGAAAAACCATAGTTAAAGAATGGCTTAATTTTTTATTAAGTCCCGAATATAATATTATAAGAAGTCCAAAAAGTTACAATTCGCAGGTTGGCGTGCCGCTTTCGGTAATTGCTATTAACGAAAAACATAACTTAGGAATTTTTGAAGCTGGAATTTCGACGGTTAACGAAATGGTTAATCTCGAAAAAATCATTAAACCTACAATTGGCGTTTTAACAAATATTGGAAGTGCGCACGATGAAGGTTTTTTAAATTTAGTGCAGAAGATTGATGAAAAACTGCTTTTATTTAAGGATTCTCCAGTCATTATTTACCAAAAAAATGAAGTTGTAGATTCTTGTCTGACTCAATTTGCAGCAGAATATATGATTCATCCTCGAAAACTTTTTTCATGGAGCTTTAACGATAAAAGTGCTGATGTTTTTATTCTGAAAAAAGAAAGTAAAAACGACCACACCCATATTCAATACCAATATCAAAATGAAATTTTTGATTTAGAAATTCCGTTCAGCGATTCGGCTTCTATTGAAAATGCTGTTTCTTGTCTGTTGGTTTTGTTGCATTTTAATTATAATCAGGCAATGATTCAGAGTCGAATTCAGATGCTTTATCCAGTTGAAATGAGGCTTGAAGTCAAAAACGGAATTAACAACTGCAGTATAATAGATGATAGTTACAGCTCCGATTTTCAATCGCTTAAAATCGCTTTAGACTTCTTAGAAAGTCAAAAAAAGAATGCTTCAAAGACGGTTATTTTATCGGATATTTTTCAAAGCGGTTTTTCAAACGACGAATTGTATTCAAAAGTTGCCGACTTAATTGCGTCGAACAAAATTAACCGAGTAATTGGAATTGGAGAAACCATTAGTGATTTTGCCTCAAAATTCTCAAATATTACTATTTTTCAAACTAAAAATGATTTTATAGAGGCCATTGAAAGTTTGAATTTTGCTAATGAAACAATTTTGGTTAAAGGAGCAAGATCGTTTCATTTTGAAGAAATTGTTTCGCTTCTCGAAGAGAAAACACACGAAACGGTTCTTGAAATTAATCTAGATGCGATAAGCCACAACTTTAATTATTACAAATCAAAACTGGCTCCAAATGTCAAAATGATGGTAATGGTTAAGGCTTTTGGTTACGGAAACGGAGGTTTGGAAATTGCCAAATTATTAGAACATCATAAAGTAGATTATTTAGGTGTGGCTTTCGCCGATGAAGGAATATTACTTAAAAATGGCGGTATAAAGCTGCCTATTATGGTTTTAAATCCAGAATCGACAAGTTTTCCTTCGATAATACAATACCAGCTGGAACCTGAAATATATAGTATTAAAGGACTAAATGCATTTTTGAAAATAGCGAGAGAAAAGAATCTGAAAGACTTTCCAATCCATGTAAAAATTGACACTGGAATGCATCGTTTAGGTTTTGAAGAAAATACAATCGATGAATTGATTACTGCTTTAAAAGGAAATTCAACCGTTCGTGTTCAAAGTATTCTATCACATTTGGCAACAAGCGATGATCCAAAACATTATGATTTTGTAAATCAGCAGATTTATTTATTTGAGAAATTGTCTGCCAAATTAATAAGCGAATTAAACATCAACCCAATTCGTCATATTTTAAATACGTCTGGAATTAGTAATTTCCCGAATGCCCAATATAATATGGTGCGCTTAGGAATTGGTTTGTATGGAGTTTCAAACGATCCATCAGAACAAAAATATTTAGAGAATGTTGGGACTTTGAAATCGATAATTTCTCAAGTCCGAACCATTCCAGCCGGAGACAGCGTGGGTTACGGACGTCGTTTTATGGCTGAAAAAGAAACCAAAATTGCGACAATCCCAATTGGTTATGCAGACGGAATTGCAAGGTTATGGGGAAATGAAGTTGGTTTTGTAACCATCAAAAATCAAAAAGCCAAAATCGTTGGAAGCGTTTGTATGGATATGTTAATGGTAAACGTAACCAATATAGATTGTAAAGAAGGCGATTCGGTAATTATTTTTGGAGAAAGTCCAACTGTTATCGAAATGGCTGCAGCCTTAAAAACAATTCCATACGAGATAATGACGAGTATTTCGCAACGTGTTAAGAGGGTATTTTTCAGATAA
- a CDS encoding Gfo/Idh/MocA family protein yields MKIIKWGIIGCGNVTEVKSGPAFQKAPNSALVAVMRRDAALAEDYAKRHNVPKWYSNAADLINDPEVDAVYIATPPSSHKEYTILCAKAGKPVYVEKPMALTFEECNEMISVCKEHNVPLFVAYYRRALPRFLKIKEIIDQGKLGTIRHVNCVLYHPFEQRYDDEINLPWTVLPHISGGGIFVDLACHTLDFLDFVLGPIKSVRGHATSQLQAYPAEDSVSMSFLFENGIHGSGLWNFASFERYDNTEIVGDKGKISFSTFGNDPLHIQYADGEKESITIENPLHIQQPFIETVIADLLGNGISPSKGTSGARTTWVIDEVLKEFRNTKS; encoded by the coding sequence ATGAAAATTATAAAATGGGGAATTATAGGTTGTGGAAATGTAACTGAAGTAAAAAGCGGACCCGCTTTTCAGAAAGCGCCAAATTCAGCTTTAGTTGCTGTTATGCGAAGAGATGCTGCACTTGCTGAAGATTATGCAAAACGCCATAATGTTCCGAAATGGTATTCGAATGCCGCAGATTTAATTAATGATCCAGAAGTTGATGCGGTTTATATTGCCACTCCTCCATCATCTCATAAAGAATATACTATTTTATGTGCCAAAGCTGGAAAACCAGTTTATGTTGAGAAACCTATGGCGCTGACTTTTGAAGAATGTAATGAAATGATCAGCGTTTGCAAAGAACATAATGTTCCGTTGTTTGTTGCTTATTACAGAAGAGCTTTACCACGTTTCTTAAAAATAAAAGAAATCATCGACCAAGGAAAATTAGGAACAATAAGACATGTAAACTGTGTTTTATACCATCCTTTTGAACAACGTTATGATGATGAAATCAATCTTCCGTGGACCGTTCTGCCTCATATTTCCGGAGGTGGGATTTTTGTTGATCTTGCCTGTCATACTCTAGATTTTCTAGATTTCGTTCTAGGTCCGATAAAGTCTGTTCGCGGTCATGCTACTTCTCAATTACAAGCTTATCCTGCTGAAGATTCAGTTTCGATGTCGTTTTTATTCGAAAACGGAATTCACGGATCTGGTCTATGGAATTTTGCCAGCTTTGAACGTTATGATAATACCGAAATTGTTGGTGATAAAGGCAAAATCTCTTTCTCAACTTTTGGCAACGATCCTTTACATATTCAATATGCAGATGGAGAAAAAGAAAGTATTACGATAGAAAATCCATTACATATTCAACAGCCTTTTATTGAAACTGTTATTGCTGATCTTTTGGGTAATGGAATTTCTCCATCTAAAGGAACTTCTGGCGCGAGAACAACTTGGGTTATTGATGAAGTTTTGAAAGAGTTTAGAAATACAAAATCATAA
- a CDS encoding SMI1/KNR4 family protein, with product MNFDNYKIIPNYNTSKTDLFLADEEEILACEKTLNVTFDEDYKDYVQKYGSGILGGTYVRVYLPETIVLTLEEWKNRIKEYWFWDEGKEILTKDEVFKSIRIGDTFDGDEIILLNSQYYILPRNSEMIYKAGNTLEEAITWLCSSGILTEAFTEREFEPFDPEEFMKNK from the coding sequence ATGAATTTCGATAACTACAAAATAATTCCGAACTACAATACCAGTAAAACTGACTTATTTCTAGCCGATGAAGAAGAGATTCTGGCTTGCGAAAAAACATTAAATGTCACTTTTGATGAAGATTATAAAGATTACGTTCAAAAATACGGAAGTGGTATTCTAGGAGGAACTTATGTAAGGGTTTATCTTCCTGAAACCATCGTTTTAACTCTTGAAGAATGGAAAAACCGTATAAAAGAATATTGGTTTTGGGATGAAGGAAAAGAGATTTTGACTAAAGATGAAGTTTTTAAATCAATTAGAATAGGCGATACTTTTGATGGTGATGAAATCATTCTTCTAAACAGTCAATATTACATTCTGCCTCGAAACAGTGAAATGATTTATAAAGCTGGAAATACCTTAGAAGAAGCCATTACTTGGTTATGTTCGTCTGGAATTTTGACAGAAGCATTTACAGAAAGAGAATTTGAGCCTTTTGATCCAGAAGAATTCATGAAAAATAAATAA
- a CDS encoding SMI1/KNR4 family protein, whose product MAFPVDLKYIIETEEELGVSFPALFKEKMTAENGGEGVTENDNWNLYPFFDKSDKKRISRTCNHIVLETKQAREWAYFPVNAIAIAGNGCGDHLILLSDNNEKLSEYIYLWHHETGDYEQAAENINELIQ is encoded by the coding sequence ATGGCATTTCCTGTCGACCTAAAATATATAATTGAAACCGAAGAAGAATTAGGAGTTAGCTTTCCTGCTTTATTCAAAGAAAAAATGACAGCAGAAAATGGAGGTGAAGGTGTAACCGAAAACGATAATTGGAATCTTTATCCGTTTTTTGATAAAAGCGATAAAAAGAGAATAAGCAGAACTTGCAATCATATAGTTTTAGAAACCAAACAAGCTAGAGAATGGGCTTATTTTCCAGTAAATGCAATTGCTATTGCGGGAAACGGCTGTGGTGATCACTTAATTCTTCTTTCAGATAATAATGAAAAATTAAGTGAGTATATTTATTTGTGGCATCATGAGACTGGAGATTATGAACAAGCTGCAGAAAATATAAATGAATTAATTCAATAA
- the mscL gene encoding large conductance mechanosensitive channel protein MscL encodes MGFFSEFKAFAMKGNVVDLAVAVIIGAAFGKIVSSFIEDVITPLVLKPALDAAHLSKIEELTAFGGVKYGLFLSAVINFIIVAFVLFLVIKGMNSLKKKEEPAPNQPAAPTQEELLTQIRDLLKNKQ; translated from the coding sequence ATGGGATTTTTTTCAGAATTTAAGGCATTTGCAATGAAAGGTAATGTAGTTGACCTTGCTGTTGCTGTAATTATTGGAGCTGCTTTTGGTAAAATTGTAAGTTCATTTATTGAAGATGTAATTACACCGTTAGTATTAAAACCGGCATTAGATGCAGCTCATTTATCTAAAATAGAAGAGCTAACGGCATTTGGAGGTGTAAAATACGGTCTGTTTCTTTCGGCAGTAATTAATTTTATCATTGTGGCATTTGTTTTATTTCTTGTAATTAAAGGAATGAACAGTCTTAAAAAGAAAGAAGAACCAGCACCAAATCAACCTGCAGCACCAACTCAGGAAGAATTGCTTACTCAAATTAGGGATTTATTGAAAAATAAACAATAA
- a CDS encoding prolyl oligopeptidase family serine peptidase produces the protein MKKTFLLMAITTAGISFAQTKIKYPETKKGETVDVYFDTKVSDPYRWLEDDKSAETGAWVKAENEVTYGYLDKIPFREELKKRMEKLWNYEKIGAPFTEGKFTYYSKNNGLQNQSVIYRKGKDGKDEVFLDPNTFSKDGTTSLGGLNFSKNGNIGAYSISEGGSDWRKVIIIDALSKKVLEDTLVDIKFSGVSWHGNEGFYYSSYDKPKGSELSAKTDQHKLYFHKLGTSQKDDKVIFGGDLKRRYVGGYVTEDDRYLIITAANSTYGNELYIKDLTKPNSPIVTIIDNFNSSNSIIENEGSKLFIETDLNAPNVRVVTVDAANPKVENWKDFIKETENVLSPSTGAGYFFANYTKDAVSFVQQYDYNGKLVREIKLPAVGSAGGFGGKKEEKILYYSFTNYTTPGSIYSFEPKSGKSEIYQKPKVDFKSEDYESKQVFYTSKDGTKVPMIITYKKGTKLDGKNPTILYGYGGFNISLTPSFSIANAVWMENGGVYAVANLRGGGEYGKKWHNAGTKLQKQNVFDDFIAAAEYLIAQKYTSSDYLAIRGGSNGGLLVGATMTQRPDLMKVALPAVGVMDMLRYNAFTAGAGWAFDYGTAQDNKEMFEYLKGYSPVHNVKKGTHYPATMVTTGDHDDRVVPAHSFKFASELQEKQTGENPVLIRIDVKAGHGAGKSVAASIQENVDIQAFTLYNMGFKALPKK, from the coding sequence ATGAAAAAAACTTTTTTATTAATGGCAATCACAACTGCAGGAATTTCATTTGCACAAACTAAGATTAAATATCCTGAAACTAAAAAAGGAGAGACTGTCGATGTATATTTTGATACCAAAGTAAGCGATCCGTACCGCTGGCTTGAAGACGACAAATCTGCTGAAACTGGAGCATGGGTAAAAGCTGAAAATGAAGTAACCTATGGTTATCTAGATAAAATTCCGTTTCGTGAAGAACTTAAAAAAAGAATGGAAAAACTGTGGAATTATGAAAAAATAGGCGCTCCTTTTACAGAAGGAAAGTTTACCTATTATTCTAAAAATAACGGTTTACAAAATCAATCTGTTATATACAGAAAAGGTAAAGATGGAAAAGATGAAGTATTCTTAGATCCAAATACTTTTTCTAAAGACGGAACAACTTCTCTTGGCGGTTTAAATTTTTCAAAAAACGGAAATATAGGGGCATATTCTATTTCAGAAGGCGGAAGCGACTGGAGAAAAGTAATCATTATCGATGCTCTTTCTAAGAAAGTGCTCGAAGATACTTTGGTAGACATAAAATTCAGCGGTGTTTCATGGCACGGAAATGAAGGTTTCTATTATTCTAGTTACGACAAACCAAAAGGAAGCGAATTATCTGCAAAAACAGATCAGCACAAATTGTATTTTCATAAACTTGGGACTTCTCAAAAAGACGATAAAGTAATTTTTGGCGGAGACTTAAAAAGAAGATACGTTGGTGGTTATGTTACAGAAGATGATCGTTATTTAATTATTACCGCTGCGAATTCTACCTACGGAAACGAATTGTATATTAAGGATTTGACTAAACCAAATAGTCCAATTGTAACAATTATAGACAATTTTAATAGTTCAAATTCAATTATTGAAAACGAAGGCAGTAAGTTATTTATAGAAACCGACTTAAATGCACCAAACGTACGCGTAGTTACTGTAGACGCTGCAAATCCGAAGGTTGAAAATTGGAAAGATTTTATCAAAGAAACCGAAAATGTTTTATCTCCCTCAACTGGAGCTGGATACTTTTTCGCTAATTATACGAAAGATGCTGTTTCTTTTGTACAGCAATATGATTACAACGGAAAATTAGTTCGTGAAATCAAACTTCCTGCTGTTGGATCTGCAGGCGGATTTGGAGGTAAAAAGGAAGAAAAGATATTATATTACAGCTTTACAAATTACACAACTCCAGGAAGCATTTACTCTTTTGAACCAAAATCTGGAAAGTCTGAAATTTATCAAAAACCAAAAGTCGATTTCAAAAGCGAAGATTACGAGTCTAAACAGGTTTTCTACACTTCAAAAGACGGTACAAAAGTTCCAATGATTATTACTTATAAAAAAGGAACAAAATTAGATGGTAAAAATCCAACTATTCTTTACGGTTACGGCGGATTCAATATTAGTTTAACACCAAGTTTCAGTATTGCAAATGCAGTTTGGATGGAAAACGGAGGTGTTTATGCTGTTGCCAATTTAAGAGGTGGCGGCGAGTACGGAAAAAAATGGCATAATGCAGGAACAAAATTGCAAAAACAAAATGTGTTTGACGATTTTATAGCTGCTGCAGAATATTTAATCGCTCAAAAATATACTTCATCAGATTATTTGGCTATTCGCGGAGGATCTAACGGAGGTTTATTAGTTGGAGCAACAATGACACAGCGTCCTGATTTAATGAAAGTGGCTTTACCAGCGGTTGGAGTTATGGATATGCTTCGTTACAATGCTTTCACAGCAGGTGCGGGATGGGCTTTTGATTACGGAACTGCTCAGGACAACAAAGAAATGTTCGAATATTTAAAAGGTTATTCTCCAGTTCATAACGTTAAGAAAGGAACACATTATCCTGCAACAATGGTAACAACAGGAGATCATGATGATCGTGTAGTTCCTGCGCATAGTTTTAAATTTGCTTCTGAATTACAGGAAAAGCAGACAGGAGAAAATCCGGTTTTAATTAGAATTGATGTTAAAGCAGGACACGGAGCAGGAAAATCTGTTGCGGCTTCTATTCAAGAAAATGTAGATATTCAAGCTTTCACACTTTATAATATGGGCTTTAAAGCTTTACCGAAAAAGTAA